A window of Anaerolineae bacterium contains these coding sequences:
- a CDS encoding DUF503 domain-containing protein produces MIIAACTMVLRLPGNGSLKGKRSVVKSIVARLHHEFNLSVAEVGAQDVWQEAVIGMVCVSSDRDYAHGLLERAVQWVMLNRPDVEVLDYSIEWC; encoded by the coding sequence ATGATAATCGCCGCCTGCACCATGGTACTGCGCCTGCCTGGCAACGGTTCGCTCAAGGGCAAGCGCAGTGTGGTCAAATCGATTGTGGCGCGCCTGCACCATGAGTTCAACCTCTCGGTTGCGGAGGTAGGGGCGCAGGACGTCTGGCAGGAAGCTGTCATCGGCATGGTCTGCGTCTCGAGCGACCGGGATTACGCCCACGGCCTGTTAGAGCGCGCCGTACAGTGGGTGATGCTGAACCGGCCCGACGTGGAAGTGCTCGACTACTCCATCGAGTGGTGCTAG